In Helianthus annuus cultivar XRQ/B chromosome 9, HanXRQr2.0-SUNRISE, whole genome shotgun sequence, the following are encoded in one genomic region:
- the LOC118482024 gene encoding uncharacterized protein LOC118482024 → MIRIRNFESTFRALDIEPSVGDFRRFYQMTVSLGFFSFRQRDGSPKLMTPPKGMTKWKMKFFYIKAAAIVANMTFRNVTETIITETIAVPSLKTVEWFPRLQTIEWVKLSNTQLWVLRMMLTRRNKKSKPVVREKSGEDAPLWRMFAQDFRGQVETVVCADGEEEFNVIIRDNFRVPTQAALAVELPRGKGIFRNPFYL, encoded by the exons ATGATCCGGATTCGAAATTTTGAGTCAACCTTTCGTGCTCTTGACATAGAGCCTTCTgttggagatttccgacggttttacCAAATGACGGTAtccttggggttcttttctttccgtcaacgagaTGGTAGTCCCAaactgatgactcctcccaagggtATGACGAAGTGGAAAATGAAGTTCTTTTACATCAAAGCTGCTGCAATTGTTGCAaatatgacgtttcggaatgtgaccgagacgatcataacAGAGACCATTGCAGTCCCGAGTTTGAAGACGGTGGAGTGGTTTCCGCGGTTGCAGACCATTGAATGGGTGAAGCTGAGCAACacacagttgtgggtgttgcgcatgatgctgacaaggaggaacaagaagtcaaagcccgtggtgcgggagaaaagtggtg AGGATGCTCCcttatggaggatgtttgcccaGGATTTCCGGGGTCAGGTGGAAACAGTTGTTTGTGCGGATGGCGAGGAGGAGTTTAATGTCATCATTCgagataacttccgggtgcctactcaGGCCGCAttggcagttgagttgccgcgAGGCAAAGGTATATTTAGGAATCCTTTTTACTTGTGA